In Rosa rugosa chromosome 4, drRosRugo1.1, whole genome shotgun sequence, the genomic stretch CagatcttggagaggtaatatcCCATTGAGACAGATCCAGGTGAGGAAGATAATATTGGAGAGGTAATATctccttgagatggatccgagtgaggaagaaaatccttGACGGATCCTTTGAGACAAATCTAATCCTCCTCAATAGAAACTGATTTCTATTCAAACTCTAACATTAGGGAGGTCTCTTTCACTCATctttcagccaaaaaaaaaaacaaactcatCTATTTGATAGTGTCATCTAGAAAATATCCTATTTCCTTGCCAAATGACATAGTGTCATCTAGCTAAATATACTATATCCTTGCCAAATCAGATACATGAGGCTCACTTCACTTGCTACACCTATTATGATGATCCAAATAGCATCCAAATGCGTCAACTTGAACTTCAATTTGTTATCAGAATATAAAAACGGGTATGTTTAGTATCCTCAAATATCTCAATAATTTGATTGAATGTAATACAATTTGCAATTATCATATAAGTATATATTTCATAGTACTAGATTATTTGTGTTAATGAAATTTAGAAATGAATATTTGAGTACATATATACAAAAGCCATGAGTTGTTTGCGTAAAATAATGAACAATAAGTTCGTGATAACCATGAAAATACAAAAGCTGTGACTTAATTCATAGTTACAAGCTTGACTTATATCTTTATGTTCATGGCTTATAAATTATAATAGCCTTCGCAAGCAACTTTTTGGATCATTCTTGTTATCTTTCCGGCTGCCCTGCAATGCAAGCAAGACAATTTCGTGGAAAACTTAACAAATGATGACATGGAAACAGAAATCCTTCGACAATAGTATCCTAATAAAACGTGACTTTGCATTAGCATCCTCTTGCTGGCTTCTCTGTGCATTAATTTGTCATGAAGATGCTGCTAAACCTCTTAGCTGATTTCAAGCTCATAGTTATGATGGCACTCGACCATCCAGAACCTGTGATCCATTCCATGGAAGGACATCAACATTATACAAACTATATTCTTGCGCTTGATTTTCAATCTCCATCGATAGTCCCCGTCCACGTTCCAACAACAAGCATACATCAAGAATTGAAGCAGCTCTTACAGTATTTCTTAGGGGTAGGCAGAAACCGAACCGAGAGTAGAAAACTTGCTAAACTAGGCGGGAAAAAGGGTTTCGGTTACCGAACCGGAAAAAACAGTGAAGAAAAATGCATCAAACTGGAGCGGACCGGATCGAACCGGGCCGGAACCGGGTTTTCACTCTGAACCTACCAGAATAAACCGAACCGGCCGAatttatataaaatattaattttcatttaatttttttaataggTGTCAACTTCTGATTGGTTTCATATGAACTTGACCTTACCTGATCATAAAAAACCCTAACCTATTCGACACCCACTCTCAGACTCTCATTCACTCATTCATTCTAATCAAGtcgttctctcctctctctctcaaatcataCACTACCTCAAAAAATCTCCTCATCTCTCCCCGACTCTAACTCAGCCTCTCATTTTTCCTCTCATCTCTCTCGGCCTCTCATCTCTCTCGACCAACCACTCTCTCAGTCTCCCACAGCCGCCGACCAACAACTACCACGTTGCCGACCAACACCTTTGATATGCACAACATCGAGCTCAATCCTCAGCCTACCAACGCCGCCTGCCGACGCCTTCGATCTGCACAACGCCGAGCCAGACCCTTCAACCTTCGATCTGCAATTCTACATAACGCCGCCAACCAACGACAATGACTGACGACCAACGACGATGAGCGACGACGCTGATcaaccgaaaccgaaccgggCCAACTTGAAAGTTCGGGTCACCTGAATTTTTCGGCGCAGTCCATTAACATTCAGTTTCCGGTCCTAATATTCAGCCCACCGAAGAATACGGGTCGGATGCGGTTTTGGCCCAAAACCGCTCCCCGCACCCACCCCTAGTATTTCTAGTGGTGGAATTCGGTCAAGTTCTTGAAAGATAAAAAAGATATGAGAATCAGGATCAGGCGATAGTATGCGACATTTGCTTGGACTGCATAGAAAttaaactcaaagaagctagCCATGAGGTGAGGGAACAGTGGAATTGTGAGTTAACAGGAACTTTTTGGATCATTGTTGTTATCATTCTTGCTTCCCTGCAATGCAAGCAAGATCTGAGTTAACAAACAATCACATGGAACAGAGATCCATTTGGCATTAACATCCTAAATAAAAGTCAACTTTGCAGAATACTCTTCTTTAATACTCAATGACAAATTCTCTGGGAGCAAATGCCATAGCGTGAAGGGAAACATAGTCTGTCTACTTGTACACTAATCAATTTCTAGAAACTCAACTCCTTTTAATTAACCTCCTTTGATTTTCACAAACACATTGaatccctctccctctctcttgtTGGGCTCTGTGCATTTTTCTTGAAGATGCCGAAATGCATAAGCATTGAGATGCTGCTAAACCTGGTAGCCTTCTTCAAGCTCATAGTTCTAATGGCACTCAACCATCTGGGTCTCTTCAAACCTTCAGAACACGTGACTGACTCCACGGAAGAACAACAACATTATACCAATTATGTTGTTGTGCTCGATCATCTGTGTCCATCAATAATCCCCTTTCATGTTCTAACAGCACACATCAAGAAGCTTCCAGTAGCAGAGTTCGGTCAAGcgattgaaaaatacaaaaaatacaAGGATGAGGGCAAGGCTATAGTATGCAACATTTGCTTGGACTGCATAGAAAGCAGTCATGAGGTGACAGAATAGTGCAATTGCGAACATGTGTTCCATAGGGAGTTTCTAGATAGTTGGGTAAACCAGGGCCAGGTTACCTGCCCTTTGTGCAGATCTATATATGCTGTTTCCAGCTAAGACATCCATGGATGATGTAGGATGCTTACTTTGGTAATGGTAGTTCATGTGATGTTAAGAACTATTCAAGTTCCTTCTTCATGAAATACGTAAATGGCTACAACAAGTACTAGCTAGTAGTTTAGGCAATGCAAAATATTCAGTAAATTGTCAAATGAAGTAGCAATGGGATATTGGGTGCAGACATGGATtagtttctgaaattttgatATTGCTGAAACAAATTGGGAAGCCTGTAAATTGCTCCCACAGCAAAATTACCAAAGTAATAACAATTAGTAAAAGATTATGAACATGGCAAAACAACAGCCTCATTCATCAAACACCTGGTGAGCAAAAGAAAGTGGTAAACAGCAAGAAAAGACATAGATTGACAATCTAATCTGGTTCTGGTACTGGTAATGTATTCATTCATGAAAGCACAGTAAACTTGATCCGAATCTAACCACCGAAACCATAGAGGGTTCGGCCCTGCCTCTTGAGAGCATAGACGACATCCATGGCGGTCACAGTCTTCCTCCTAGCATGCTCAGTATAAGTCACCGCGTCGCGAATCACATTCTCCAAGAAGATCTTGAGCACCCCTCTGGTTTCTTCATAGATAAGCCCACTAATGCGCTTCACTCCTCCTCTTCGAGCGAGCCTCCGAATCGCAGGCTTGGTGATGCCCTGGATGTTGTCCCTCAGCACCTTCCTGTGCCTCTTTGCTCCGCCTTTCCCCAACCCCTTCCCTCCCTTTCCTCTTCCTGACATTTTTTCTCGTAAGCAATTCTAATCCGAGATGTGTAAATTTaagaggtttatataggagaGGGAAAGCTTTGAATTTTGGTCTTGCCGCCTCAATTTGAGCTCTTTCGCACCAGATCCATTGGATTGAATGCATCGGACGGCTGCAAAGGTCGATCCGCGTGAATGAGCTTTGTTTCAAATGAGCAAAGCTTGGTATCGGACGGCTCAAATAACACAACCAAGGAGTACACGGATCGTGGCTGACACAGCTTTTATTCCTTATTTTATTCGGAGACGCTTTCCTATATTTTATGATACAAATTTTATATCCATGCAATGTATGTGTTATTGAAggggggggaaaaaaaaaaacgtgaaaGTTCTATTATCACCTACTTCTTCAATATTTTTCACATTTTTATTtgtatttcttctttttaattttttgtaataattattttatatgatttttttatcaTGAAGGATATTTTGAacaagggtggttctagttggacctccaaatttgttatttggacctcccatacttagtacacttctaatttactttttagaatacttgaaaagctaagtagacctccttatttttaccaaaacaccattGAACATGAAATATAACAAGCTGTTattctactttttatctctatatatcttcaaccacgaaaagaaaaatgaatcaaaatcacatgacattgctctcttatgagtaggtctcttctccaccaaaattaatcagatggttggttctcgatcttgatatgttgttggaaCCCCTTTGAATTTgataaaagaaggatttcaagggtattgggttggaagatcgagtaataactatatcataatattcaattaatttaatttaagaaaattccaaatcagattgttttgaatttaccttTGTAATAAATGataggccatgtatagaaattattatttttacttaattgttttaagtAAATTATAAActatataggcaatataaggaaatatcgggaaaaaaaaatttaattgaatgttatatttggttggaggtaagaagagtatttatttatttacttacttaatttttcatttttctttttttgtccttatttgtcttttcatataagttgacaaagtcaattaataactgaaaaaaattggaggtccaaatatcaaatttggaggtccaactagaaccaccctttgAACAATTCAGTTTTTGAAAGGACTTTTGAACAATTCATATTTTAGTGAAGTTTGAGCAGTTCGCTCGCTTTTTAGTTGGTTCGCTTTATACTAGACAGCTAAATAGATATAGATATGTGAGATATAAACTGGTGATCAATATAATGTTGATTatcaatattttatttttgatttttttattcTCGATACTAAATTTTTAATCTTTCTTACGTTGCCCACCAgctgtttgatgaaatgccgGGCAAAGCTAGCTAATGCATATTGTTAAGGTGCATATGCTGCGCCATTGATGAACATCTTTGCAGTAGAAGACATAGTTAATTCAATGCTTCACATAGCTATACCTAGTGAGctagatggaaaaaaaaaaaaaaaaaaaaggggttttgtccatttaccccatttttagggatttttttcccacttaccccattaagtttttttaattctctcttacccaatacactctaagggagtcttccctaataccccattaatatatatttttttttttaatttttttttaataccattttacccctcacccctttgttacttagagagagaaatagagaaaatggaagagagagaaaccataggagacttcgccggagcccgtcaccggccgccggaatccagtcaccggccgccggattccggtcaccggttgccgcccaccggaatttgctgaaaatctcaccggaaagtttttttgcccccaatagacatctattgccccccaatagacctttattgccccccaatagacgcctattgccccgatagtctattgccccctaatagacgtctattgccccccaatagacgactatcaaccatgtattgccccccaatagatgactatcagccatgtattgccccctaatagacgtttcgattaccgaaatgggaactaattttcctaaaattacacaaataaaactttgattaaataaaaaaaagaggagattacgtcaattcaaaacgtctattgccccccaatagacgcctattgcccccaatagacattaaaaacttttttttctttcactgtcccgttacttaaaaaaaaaaaaaaaaaaaaactgatatgggcacccagaaaatgatttgggcacccatgtcATCTTCTCCCATCTTTCCGACTGCAGACCCGGGACCGGAAGTAGTGGTTGATGTTGTCGCTGACGTCCTCCGGGAGCTCGAGCCCAGAGCCTCCATGTCACAATTCCCCTCCACAACCCCAAAATCGGAGTCGTCGGAGACCAAAACGGAACGGGCTGTTACCTGAGACTGCTCGACGCGCTGTTGGAACCGATCCATAACGAAATTGACCTGGTTCTCGCGGTCCGACGACAAATCGTCGGTGTTGGAAATGGAATTGGGCTCTGAAACGATGTCATCGCGGTTCCGCTCGGCGTGGATTGTGGAATGGTACTGGGAAAAGATGTCGTCTTTGCAGTCAAAGTCTTCGTCGTCTTCTTCGTGGATGGTGACGAACTGGGTCGGCGGGAAATCAGGATCGGAGGACATGTAGAGGTCGAAGTCGTTGGAGGACCAGTTGGGGAGGGATTCGAAGGCTTGTTTATATGGTTGTCCTCGTCGGCGagggtgaggagagagagagggagtgtgTTGCTCGTGccggagagagaggagagatagAGGAGCATGGCATCAATGTCTTTTTCCAATTTGGCTGAGGGCAAAAATGTCATTTTACTTCAaatagggtaagtgggaataaaaatctcttgctggggtaagtgggataactttatccaattttggtgctttgggtcaaggacccaaaaaaaaaaccatccatCCAATACTTCGAACATCACAGCTGGTGGCCAGTATAAGATTTTCCTGCCAAAAACCATAACTTGCTGTTTGCTGGTATCAAATGGAGTATGCAAGTATCACAATATCACATCTTGCATTAGCTAATGCTTCTAATGATCACCATATCTTGATGTATACTTCAATTACTGAAGTGCTTGATCTAACCTAAAATATGATGTCTGCAGACAGTTTAGAAGTTCATGCATGGTTTCTATGGTTGAAACACGTGGGAGAAATTTTTCATCTCACAAATAGTTATTCAGCCATATTCTTCTAGAGATCTCATACATCAGTATATGATTCAAATCGGGTCACACGAACGGCTATTGGACTCCTGACGAGATGCTCACCGTCTGTCCATGTTAGGCTCCCGAACTTGTAATCTCCATTCATTTTCTGAGTTGAGAAGAAGGTAACTTTGTAGGAAAGAATTTGGGTGGTTATATTGAAACTTAAAGTTTGAGGCTCAACTGTCATTTGTAGGCCACGAGGAGCCTGCACCACGGCCTTGTACTTTGAGTTAATGTTTCCCACATTTGTCACTGTTCTTCTCACCGTCGCGGTCTTTTTCAGGTTTGGAATTGCGATAGAAGGGAGGTTGAGATTCATTGCATCAGTTTTTCTTATGCAGTTTATTGTAGTCTTGGTTAATCTAGTAAGTGATGCACTATTGTAACCCAGGGAGCAGAGAAACTGAATGTAGTCGTCTGCAGTAGCATTGTAAATTAGCCCGGGATCCATTGCCTTGTTGGGATCAACTTGCCCACCACCTATGTCAAATGGGTCAGCTTCCTTGCGAGTTGGGCCTTCGGCAGAAATGCTTGTTCCATCTGTTCCAGTCTGGGAAGCTGCAATTTTTATAGATGTTAAATGGTCAGTGTAAGTCACAGATGGACATGGATTTCAGTTTTCACTTTATGATAGAAAGTTTGGTTTGACTGACCAGTAGTGACTAGAGCTGATTTTATTGCTGCAGGAGACCAATCTTGATGTACAGATTTGATGAGAGCTACAATCCCTGTCACATGAGGACATGCCATTGAAGTTCCTGATAGCAGTGCATAACCATTGCTTTGTTTTTTCTCATGCGGTCGAAATGCAGCTATGATGTCCACGCCGGGTGCCGCTATGTCAGGCTATGTTCATCAATCAGGTATTGGAACGACATATTGCATATATGAGAAAGTAAATTGTTTTTCTGATGTGGAAGTAACTAGGCTTAAAAAATAGGTATTAGCTTCTCTACCTTTAAAACTGCTGGTGTCATGGAACTAGGTCCTCTAGATGAGAAAGTAGCAACTTGTGGAGAGACCCATTTTCCAACAACGGTGATTGGATCACTGAGCTTGGCAATTGGGTACCTTCATAGCATAGTGGGATATCAGTTTTGTAAAATCTATGACAACACTATTGTTGTCTCCATCTCTCTGTGAGCTTACCTTGCTTTTCTGATGTAGACAAGTATTTGTGTTCCTACTTCATAATCTACTTTAATGCATGGAATTTTGCATGGCTCGAGCCCATCATTGGGAAACTGTGCATATATTAGTCCAATTCCACCAGCCTTTTTCACGGTAGCTGATGCAGAAACTATGTCTTGTTCATCTGATATGGAGAAACAGAGTACTATTTTCCCTGAGGCTAATGTTGCATTGAGACTTCCAGGCTGACAATCCTTGCTTGAAGTAATACGGAATATTATGACACACTGTACATACAAGGATAAGATAACATATTAATCAGAAAGGAAGGAAGAGAGGTCTCACGCTGAATCATCTGTAGGGTCTATAGCTATGCGTTCAGAGTATGTGAGGCCTGCAAATCCATGGTGATGCTTTTCAATATCAATAGATTGACCCTGCAATAGACGACATTCCAAAATTTCGTAAGCAGCTGCTTCATTTTCCAGCTTTAGTTTCAAGGATCATTTGATTTACCCAAAGAGTCTGGTTATTTCCAAGTGTAATGGCTGCTGGAAATGCCCTGTCTATTTTGGTGGCTGCAACAGTGATGAGCCATGGTGCAGTGTTTACAATAGTCTGCGAGATAGGGCCATCATTTCCAGCTGAGCAAACAACTGTAATCCCCTTCATGGTTGCATGGAAAGAACCAATTGCAATTGTATCACGTAGATCGACATAAGAGAACAAAGGAATCTCATTGCCTACAGAAACAGATAGGATGTCCACTCCATCATGAATGGCCTTGTCAAATGCTTTAAGAATATCAGCATCAGTGCATCCTCTATTGCTCCAGCAAGCCTTGTAAATTGCTAAGTGAGCAAGAGGCGCTCCTCCTCTGGCTAATCCTGAAGCTAGTCCTGTATAGTTGGCTCTTTTGACAAAATAGCCGGCCGCTGTAGAAGCTGTATGAGTGCCATGGCCAATTCCATCCCTCGGTGACAGAAAGTCTTCTCCCTCAGTTTTGTTAATTGGTGTTTTGGATTCATCCAGCGCTCCTTTGACAAACCAGCGAGCACCAATAAGTTTCTTATTGCAATTTGTGGAGTTAAAAAGCTCACCCTGCTGGCAAATTCCTTTCCAATGTGATGGGATAGGATCCATGCCTTCGTCCTTGAAACTTTCAGACTCTGGCCAAACACCTGCACAGATGTTCAAATTTATGTTTAAGAACAGTTTGAAGCCTACTGGTATAGCATTCATCAAAAGGTATACTACCTGAATCTATTACTCCAATTATAGTTCCTTTGCCCATGCTTCTTGTTAAATGATTTTCTGGAGAATGCTGATGGATTCCGATGAAATCCCAACTTCTGGTTGTATGGAGCTTGTGAATGCGATTGGGAATCACTTGGACAACTCCTGGAAACTCTGCAGTGTATGGTGATAGCCATGAATTGGTGCTAAAATAGCTAGCTTATCATGCAATATCCAGCTTAAATAGCTATTACCAGCAATTGTTTCTGCTTGAGATTCTGTTAATCTTGCAGCAAATCCAGAAAAGCCATGCTTATAGCTATAGAGAATGGAGCTGTATGCAGCTTCTTTGCTTCAACATGAAAATTATTTTCTAATCACTGAATGCCAAAACATACTGACAATGAATAGTGTAGATTGTAGAGTGAATCCATACCTTCCTAACAAGTTGGTCAGAATTTTATGATGAAACTTCTTTGTAGATGCTGGATCATCATGTTTCTTTTCTCCCAAATATACAATGTGCACCTGAAACACTCCCTTGTCAAATGCCTTTGTTGCAAGAAAAGTGAAAAATAGTGTTGGAGTTAGAACTTGAACTAACGGAGACACTCACTTTACTTGTGGCCTCGACTAATGTATACAGATGATGTTGAAGTAATAAGATGAAGGCAAGAACCACCAGAGAGTAGTTCTTTCCTGCACAAGTCCCGTTTCTTGTATTGAAATCCATCAACATAGGAGGAGGAAAGCTCTTATGATTTCCTACAGgtatttcttattttctttcaaGTCTTCAAACACTTTATTAAGCCAGCCATCCCTGCACTCGCATATAATAATGTAAAAAGAATGTTAAAAGAGGAAAATCTTTTCTGTATTTTACTACTGCCCTTTAATTCTCAATCTATTGAAAAGCAAGAATGTGTATTTGAATTTAGTTGGTGCTGAGAGAAAAAAAGCATGCAGAGGGCAGTATTTTGATTATTTTCTAATGGAGGCTTAAAATATAGTAATCATGTATACCATGTGGCACATCATACTGGATAGAAGGTTTTGCtcaaattttgaataattagCTTTATCTACATCCCCAGCTTTTTATTTTGGCAACTTGAACAATAGGGCACAAACACATTTGATTCCATGCTGTCAACCATGATTCCTAGTGGCAAGCATAACATTAGTGGACTGGTGGAAATGAAGTGATGGCCATATTCTTATTCATCTAGCAAAGTCTATTTTCTAATTTTCAAGGATTTTACCTACAAATTACAAAAGTTTCTGTTGTTGATATTTTGATCTGATATTCAGGACATGTATGTTTATGTGTATTTATAtggatatatatatgcacactGATATGAGTTTTTGGCTTTGTATTTATGTTTTTACTTAAAAGTGAAGACGAATGATTGTAGTGTTGCACTGTATTGATGTAGGTCCCTAAAACCACGTTTATGCCTTTTACAAAAGCCCTGCTGTGAGATTCCCAGCCCACAACTCATGAAGTGATGCTTTTGCCTTTGATTAGTGGGACTATTC encodes the following:
- the LOC133746065 gene encoding histone H4 codes for the protein MSGRGKGGKGLGKGGAKRHRKVLRDNIQGITKPAIRRLARRGGVKRISGLIYEETRGVLKIFLENVIRDAVTYTEHARRKTVTAMDVVYALKRQGRTLYGFGG
- the LOC133706548 gene encoding subtilisin-like protease SBT3.9 isoform X1 codes for the protein MLMDFNTRNGTCAGKNYSLVVLAFILLLQHHLYTLVEATSKVHIVYLGEKKHDDPASTKKFHHKILTNLLGSKEAAYSSILYSYKHGFSGFAARLTESQAETIAEFPGVVQVIPNRIHKLHTTRSWDFIGIHQHSPENHLTRSMGKGTIIGVIDSGVWPESESFKDEGMDPIPSHWKGICQQGELFNSTNCNKKLIGARWFVKGALDESKTPINKTEGEDFLSPRDGIGHGTHTASTAAGYFVKRANYTGLASGLARGGAPLAHLAIYKACWSNRGCTDADILKAFDKAIHDGVDILSVSVGNEIPLFSYVDLRDTIAIGSFHATMKGITVVCSAGNDGPISQTIVNTAPWLITVAATKIDRAFPAAITLGNNQTLWGQSIDIEKHHHGFAGLTYSERIAIDPTDDSAKDCQPGSLNATLASGKIVLCFSISDEQDIVSASATVKKAGGIGLIYAQFPNDGLEPCKIPCIKVDYEVGTQILVYIRKARYPIAKLSDPITVVGKWVSPQVATFSSRGPSSMTPAVLKPDIAAPGVDIIAAFRPHEKKQSNGYALLSGTSMACPHVTGIVALIKSVHQDWSPAAIKSALVTTASQTGTDGTSISAEGPTRKEADPFDIGGGQVDPNKAMDPGLIYNATADDYIQFLCSLGYNSASLTRLTKTTINCIRKTDAMNLNLPSIAIPNLKKTATVRRTVTNVGNINSKYKAVVQAPRGLQMTVEPQTLSFNITTQILSYKVTFFSTQKMNGDYKFGSLTWTDGEHLVRSPIAVRVTRFESYTDV
- the LOC133706548 gene encoding subtilisin-like protease SBT3.5 isoform X2, with amino-acid sequence MGKGTIIGVIDSGVWPESESFKDEGMDPIPSHWKGICQQGELFNSTNCNKKLIGARWFVKGALDESKTPINKTEGEDFLSPRDGIGHGTHTASTAAGYFVKRANYTGLASGLARGGAPLAHLAIYKACWSNRGCTDADILKAFDKAIHDGVDILSVSVGNEIPLFSYVDLRDTIAIGSFHATMKGITVVCSAGNDGPISQTIVNTAPWLITVAATKIDRAFPAAITLGNNQTLWGQSIDIEKHHHGFAGLTYSERIAIDPTDDSAKDCQPGSLNATLASGKIVLCFSISDEQDIVSASATVKKAGGIGLIYAQFPNDGLEPCKIPCIKVDYEVGTQILVYIRKARYPIAKLSDPITVVGKWVSPQVATFSSRGPSSMTPAVLKPDIAAPGVDIIAAFRPHEKKQSNGYALLSGTSMACPHVTGIVALIKSVHQDWSPAAIKSALVTTASQTGTDGTSISAEGPTRKEADPFDIGGGQVDPNKAMDPGLIYNATADDYIQFLCSLGYNSASLTRLTKTTINCIRKTDAMNLNLPSIAIPNLKKTATVRRTVTNVGNINSKYKAVVQAPRGLQMTVEPQTLSFNITTQILSYKVTFFSTQKMNGDYKFGSLTWTDGEHLVRSPIAVRVTRFESYTDV